In one Zalophus californianus isolate mZalCal1 chromosome 10, mZalCal1.pri.v2, whole genome shotgun sequence genomic region, the following are encoded:
- the LOC113932586 gene encoding spectrin alpha chain, non-erythrocytic 1-like yields NLFLTFAKKASAFNSWFENAEEDLTDPVRCNSLEEIRALREAHDAFHSSLSSAQADFSQLPELDHQIKSFRVASNPYTWFTMEALEETWRNLQKIIKERELELQKEQCRQEENDKLRQEFAQHANAFHQWIQETRTYLLDGSCMVEESGTLKSQLEATKRKHQEIRAMRSQLKKTEDLGAAMEEALILDNKYTEHSTVGLAQQWDQLDQLGMHMQHNLEQQIQARNTTGVTEEALKEFSMMFKHFDKDKSGRLNHQKFKSCLRSLGYDLPMVEDGERDPEFEAILDTVDPNRDGHVSLQEYMAFMISRETENVKSSEEIERAFRALSSEGKPYMTKEELYQSLTREQADYCVSHMKPYVDGKGRELPTAFDYVEFTRSLFVN; encoded by the coding sequence AACCTCTTCCTGACGTTCGCCAAAAAGGCCTCTGCCTTCAACAGCTGGTTTGAAAACGCTGAAGAGGATCTGACCGATCCCGTGCGTTGCAACTCCCTGGAGGAGATCAGAGCTTTGCGCGAGGCCCACGACGCCTTCCACTCATCCCTCAGCTCTGCCCAGGCCGACTTCAGCCAGCTGCCCGAGCTGGACCACCAGATCAAGAGCTTCCGGGTGGCCTCCAACCCCTACACCTGGTTCACCATGGAGGCCCTGGAGGAGACGTGGAGGAACCTGCAGAAGATCATCAAGGAGCGGGAGCTGGAGCTGCAGAAGGAGCAGTGCCGGCAGGAGGAGAACGACAAGCTGCGCCAGGAGTTCGCCCAGCACGCCAACGCCTTCCACCAATGGATCCAGGAGACCAGAACGTATCTCCTCGATGGGTCCTGCATGGTGGAAGAATCTGGGACCTTGAAATCCCAGCTCGAAGCTACCAAACGCAAGCACCAGGAGATTCGAGCCATGAGAAGTCAGCTCAAGAAGACTGAGGACCTGGGGGCGGCCATGGAGGAGGCCCTGATCCTGGACAACAAGTACACAGAGCACAGCACTGTGGGCCTGGCCCAGCAGTGGGACCAGCTCGACCAGCTGGGCATGCACATGCAGCACAACCTGGAGCAGCAGATCCAGGCCAGGAACACAACCGGAGTGACTGAGGAGGCCCTCAAAGAATTCAGCATGATGTTTAAACACTTCGACAAGGACAAGTCGGGCCGGCTGAACCACCAGAAGTTCAAGTCCTGCCTGCGCTCCCTGGGTTATGACCTGCCCATGGTGGAGGACGGGGAGCGCGACCCCGAGTTCGAGGCAATCCTAGACACCGTGGATCCAAACAGGGACGGCCACGTCTCCCTGCAAGAATACATGGCCTTCATGATCAGCCGTGAAACGGAGAATGTTAAATCCAGCGAGGAGATCGAGAGGGCCTTCCGGGCCCTGAGCTCCGAGGGAAAGCCCTACATGACCAAGGAGGAGCTGTaccagagcctgactcgggaacAAGCTGACTACTGCGTCTCCCACATGAAGCCCTACGTGGACGGCAAAGGCCGTGAACTCCCCACCGCCTTCGACTACGTGGAGTTCACCCGCTCGCTCTTCGTGAACTGA